A region of Streptomyces sp. NBC_00654 DNA encodes the following proteins:
- a CDS encoding nucleotide sugar dehydrogenase encodes MRSDLVVIGLGYVGLPLAVEAGRSGMKVIGLDRDATTVARLNTGISHVDDIDDDAVVGIRAQGFTATTDESVIADTDTVVICVPTPLSPSGGPDLAMVESVCATISRHLRPGTLVVLESTTYPGTTDEIVRPLLERSGLVAGQDFHLAFSPERVDPGNKHYNIRNTPKVIGGHTPSCTTVAAAFYGKVVDRIVQAAGTREAEMAKLIENTYRHVNIALVNEMAIFSNELGIDLWDSISCAATKPFGYQAFRPGPGVGGHCIPIDPNYLAHKVRTLGYPFRMVELAQEINTRMPRYVVERAQHLLDRKGRTLSTSRVLLLGVTYKADIADQRETSARAVVTRLRSLGADVAYHDPHVPTWEVDGTPVPAAPADLPTALAQADLVILLQQHKEYDIDVIEQHAPLLLDTRGTARPRAHVERL; translated from the coding sequence GTGCGCAGTGACCTCGTGGTCATCGGCCTCGGCTATGTCGGTCTTCCGCTCGCGGTCGAAGCCGGCCGATCCGGTATGAAAGTCATCGGTCTCGATCGCGACGCCACCACCGTGGCCCGCCTCAACACCGGAATCTCCCACGTCGACGACATCGACGACGACGCGGTCGTCGGTATACGTGCCCAGGGCTTCACCGCCACGACCGACGAGAGCGTGATCGCCGACACGGACACCGTCGTCATCTGTGTCCCCACCCCGCTGTCCCCGTCGGGGGGACCGGACCTCGCCATGGTCGAGAGCGTCTGCGCCACGATCAGCCGGCACCTGCGTCCCGGGACCCTCGTCGTCCTCGAATCGACCACCTACCCCGGCACCACGGACGAGATCGTCCGCCCCCTCCTCGAACGCTCCGGCCTCGTCGCCGGCCAGGACTTCCACCTGGCCTTCTCCCCGGAGCGCGTGGACCCCGGGAACAAGCACTACAACATCCGCAACACCCCCAAGGTGATCGGCGGGCACACCCCGTCCTGCACCACCGTCGCGGCGGCCTTCTACGGCAAGGTCGTCGACCGCATCGTCCAGGCCGCCGGCACCCGCGAGGCCGAGATGGCCAAGCTCATCGAGAACACCTACCGGCACGTCAACATCGCCCTGGTCAACGAGATGGCGATCTTCTCCAACGAACTGGGCATCGACCTCTGGGACTCGATCTCCTGCGCGGCCACCAAGCCGTTCGGCTACCAGGCGTTCCGCCCCGGTCCGGGCGTCGGGGGCCACTGCATCCCCATCGACCCCAACTACCTGGCCCACAAGGTCCGCACACTGGGCTACCCCTTCCGGATGGTCGAACTGGCCCAGGAGATCAACACCCGGATGCCCCGGTACGTCGTCGAACGCGCCCAGCACCTGCTGGACCGCAAGGGCCGGACGCTCAGCACCTCGCGCGTGCTCCTGCTGGGGGTGACGTACAAGGCGGACATCGCCGACCAGCGCGAGACCTCGGCCAGGGCCGTCGTCACCCGGCTCCGCTCGCTCGGCGCCGACGTGGCGTACCACGACCCGCACGTACCCACGTGGGAGGTGGACGGCACACCCGTGCCGGCCGCTCCGGCCGACCTGCCGACCGCCCTGGCCCAGGCCGATCTCGTCATCCTGCTCCAGCAGCACAAGGAGTACGACATCGACGTGATCGAACAGCACGCGCCGCTGCTGCTGGACACCCGGGGCACCGCGCGCCCCCGGGCCCACGTCGAACGCCTGTAG
- a CDS encoding MFS transporter has product MTDEQHTLDSRDAEAGIFSRPYAAATTTFAVVMFLTGFAALAVVPTLPTAVQDLDGVSLFPVVAGCFVAASLLGGVLGGHWADRSGARRPLALGIVLSVVTLLVSASSVSVWQLAAGRFLDGLAAGMVAVSVTTAIGQSYPESLRPRMLALMSASWVVPSLVGPPLAGVVADWWSWRAVFYGLAVLTALPAVALMAVLRRPAEDGAAGPADLPPEEERAARPPLLVAALLSLGAALGQYGVSGWSVRHLLFVAAGLALLVVFAPKLLPKGTWRGARGLPTTVLLRGLTSGSYFTIEALVPLMLITERDVAPVTVGVAFTVSAVLWAGASWVQGKLLQDVARHRLVVVGALIMAASVALAVAGCFGPPATALAAMPLAAVGMGLLDPCVTVLSLGHSAPHRQGHTTSAMQTNMNLGQVVVLAMASGVLNACISSGATALDGYAVAFALLLAPPLLVAALAVRARAV; this is encoded by the coding sequence TTGACTGACGAACAGCACACGCTCGACTCCCGGGACGCCGAGGCCGGGATCTTCTCCCGGCCGTACGCGGCGGCCACCACCACGTTCGCCGTGGTGATGTTCCTGACCGGGTTCGCCGCCCTCGCGGTGGTGCCCACCCTGCCGACGGCGGTGCAGGACCTGGACGGGGTCTCCCTGTTCCCGGTCGTGGCGGGCTGCTTCGTGGCGGCCAGCCTGCTCGGCGGTGTCCTCGGAGGGCACTGGGCCGACCGGTCGGGTGCCCGGCGCCCGCTGGCCCTCGGCATCGTCCTGTCGGTCGTGACCCTGCTGGTGTCCGCCTCCAGCGTGTCCGTGTGGCAGCTGGCCGCCGGCCGGTTCCTGGACGGTCTGGCCGCGGGCATGGTCGCGGTCTCCGTGACCACCGCGATCGGCCAGTCCTACCCGGAGTCGCTGCGGCCCAGGATGCTCGCGCTGATGAGCGCCAGCTGGGTCGTCCCGTCGCTGGTCGGGCCGCCGCTGGCCGGTGTCGTCGCCGACTGGTGGTCCTGGCGCGCCGTCTTCTACGGCCTGGCCGTACTGACCGCCCTGCCCGCCGTCGCCCTGATGGCCGTCCTGCGCAGACCGGCGGAGGACGGCGCCGCCGGGCCGGCCGACCTGCCGCCGGAGGAGGAACGGGCGGCCCGCCCCCCGCTCCTGGTCGCGGCGCTCCTCAGCCTCGGCGCGGCCCTGGGACAGTACGGGGTGTCGGGCTGGAGCGTGCGGCACCTCCTGTTCGTCGCCGCGGGCCTCGCGCTCCTGGTCGTCTTCGCCCCGAAGCTGCTGCCGAAGGGCACCTGGCGCGGCGCCCGCGGTCTGCCCACCACGGTGCTGCTGCGCGGTCTGACCTCGGGGTCGTACTTCACCATCGAGGCGCTGGTGCCGCTCATGCTCATCACCGAGCGGGACGTGGCGCCGGTCACGGTCGGTGTGGCGTTCACCGTCTCGGCGGTGCTGTGGGCGGGCGCCTCCTGGGTGCAGGGCAAGCTGCTCCAGGACGTCGCCAGACACCGGCTGGTCGTCGTCGGCGCCCTGATCATGGCCGCCTCCGTCGCGCTCGCGGTCGCGGGCTGCTTCGGCCCCCCGGCCACGGCTCTGGCGGCGATGCCCCTGGCGGCCGTCGGCATGGGCCTGCTCGATCCGTGTGTCACCGTGCTGTCGCTCGGGCACAGCGCCCCGCACCGGCAGGGCCACACCACCAGCGCCATGCAGACGAACATGAACCTCGGCCAGGTCGTCGTGCTGGCCATGGCCTCCGGCGTGCTCAACGCCTGTATCTCCTCCGGCGCGACGGCGCTCGACGGCTATGCCGTCGCCTTCGCCCTCCTGCTCGCGCCACCGCTCCTGGTGGCCGCCCTGGCAGTCCGCGCCCGCGCGGTGTGA
- a CDS encoding NAD(P)-dependent oxidoreductase: MNAVSLTGAVMTHPRRIDAAQHIAAKDPQGRIQVITDPDPSGPPTALRTANPSWSCVGGDATHHVVFQDDILMADNFFAYAEEVAAAVPGEAVAFYEGWEGRNSGVVRLGALTGASWAYAIDEHVPSLALMLPAEAARGYARFAAEHGDGWPYDVVIQRYLKSLGIPVRIGVPSTVDHDDVPSLAGNSTHGWRRATFFSERTPATATGDCATFTVVPFYQYGEAKCAVRYGAHWEYLETHRYLLREGLLARSDADLAAADAPDLPDRVRRQVWLTAFATGAVFDGLSAEDPDPAVADAVMNSLGPGGLCEEYTGAELLDMIPLIRRLALDAFASGRAAHRAVSAAPRAGEPDATAEVVVTGGDRAFAGQLARLLRDAGVHAAHAERLDAQRYPNATTVVSPGGTDDTAYPLTDLLADAEKLGVRRLVHIGSAAVYRGEPGGNHTEDLPLDRPLDAAALARRQEEQACRNWGAETGAAVQILRAAELVGPHAPLDGVLAGWMLDAWTRRPMRLTDGRRHQILDHRDLAGALAAVLARPASTAVYNVASAQFDETEFAELAALTARRTAWEQAPAQQPHAPVMDTGLITAETGWQPTAAVHDGARALAQWLACDTHDTLTPRPRRRGPVD, translated from the coding sequence GTGAACGCTGTCTCTCTGACCGGCGCAGTCATGACGCACCCCAGGCGGATCGACGCGGCACAACACATCGCGGCCAAGGATCCGCAGGGCCGGATCCAGGTCATCACCGACCCTGATCCATCCGGCCCGCCCACCGCACTGCGCACCGCGAATCCCTCGTGGAGCTGTGTAGGCGGTGACGCCACCCACCATGTCGTGTTCCAGGACGACATCCTGATGGCGGACAACTTCTTTGCGTATGCGGAAGAGGTCGCCGCCGCTGTTCCCGGTGAAGCCGTCGCCTTCTACGAGGGCTGGGAAGGCCGGAACAGCGGCGTCGTCCGGCTGGGCGCGCTCACCGGAGCGTCCTGGGCGTACGCCATCGACGAACACGTCCCCTCGCTCGCGCTGATGCTCCCGGCCGAAGCCGCCCGCGGATACGCGCGGTTCGCCGCGGAGCACGGGGACGGCTGGCCCTACGACGTCGTCATCCAGCGCTACCTCAAGTCGCTCGGCATCCCCGTGCGCATCGGCGTTCCCAGCACCGTCGACCACGACGACGTACCCAGCCTCGCCGGGAACAGCACCCACGGCTGGCGGCGGGCCACCTTCTTCAGCGAGCGGACGCCCGCGACCGCCACCGGCGACTGCGCCACCTTCACCGTGGTGCCCTTCTACCAGTACGGGGAGGCCAAGTGCGCGGTGCGCTACGGAGCGCACTGGGAGTACCTGGAGACCCACCGGTACCTGCTGCGCGAAGGCCTCCTCGCACGCAGTGACGCGGACCTCGCCGCCGCGGACGCCCCGGACCTGCCCGACCGGGTCCGCCGCCAGGTGTGGCTGACCGCCTTCGCGACCGGCGCCGTGTTCGACGGCCTGAGCGCCGAGGACCCGGACCCCGCCGTGGCCGACGCCGTGATGAACTCCCTCGGGCCGGGCGGCCTGTGCGAGGAGTACACGGGCGCCGAACTCCTGGACATGATCCCCCTGATCCGCCGGCTGGCCCTGGACGCCTTCGCCTCCGGGCGCGCGGCCCACCGCGCCGTCTCCGCGGCACCCCGCGCCGGGGAGCCGGACGCGACCGCGGAGGTCGTGGTCACCGGCGGCGACCGGGCGTTCGCCGGACAGCTGGCCCGCCTGCTGCGCGACGCGGGGGTGCACGCGGCCCACGCGGAGCGCCTCGACGCGCAGCGGTACCCGAACGCGACCACCGTGGTCAGTCCGGGCGGAACGGACGACACCGCCTACCCGTTGACGGATCTGCTCGCCGACGCCGAGAAGCTCGGTGTCCGGCGGCTGGTACACATCGGCTCGGCGGCCGTCTACCGCGGGGAGCCCGGCGGGAACCACACGGAAGACCTGCCGCTCGACCGGCCGCTCGACGCGGCCGCCCTCGCCCGGCGCCAGGAGGAACAGGCCTGCCGGAACTGGGGCGCCGAGACCGGCGCCGCCGTCCAGATCCTCCGCGCCGCCGAACTCGTGGGCCCGCACGCGCCCCTGGACGGCGTACTGGCCGGCTGGATGCTGGACGCCTGGACCCGCAGGCCGATGCGGCTGACCGACGGGCGCCGCCACCAGATCCTCGACCACCGGGACCTGGCCGGCGCACTCGCCGCCGTACTGGCGCGCCCCGCGTCGACGGCCGTCTACAACGTGGCCTCGGCGCAGTTCGACGAGACGGAGTTCGCCGAACTCGCGGCGCTCACCGCACGCCGCACCGCATGGGAGCAGGCCCCCGCGCAGCAGCCGCACGCGCCCGTCATGGACACCGGGCTGATCACGGCGGAGACCGGGTGGCAGCCCACCGCCGCGGTGCACGACGGCGCTCGGGCCCTGGCCCAGTGGCTGGCCTGCGACACGCACGACACGCTCACGCCCAGGCCACGACGACGAGGTCCCGTTGACTGA
- a CDS encoding phytanoyl-CoA dioxygenase family protein: MATPVVSGLKQKFTSDGFTAVGELLSDDELALYRELYDRLLSGDIATGDKRSDLGSHVPRKAGVRENITQIMWPSALHPPLRDLPLHDRALSVARELIGDDAELDFDMMIHKGPNSGVPTPWHQDAAYWVDMPDRRAVSIWVALDDAHLDNGCMWYVQGSHLQPLRPHRPTSDGKNIECDCSEDEPGATAVPLRAGEGVAHSGSTLHSSRGNTTDGTRRAYILNYRPASMIQLEREQGADHGLKENVRQVRNSDASEG; the protein is encoded by the coding sequence GTGGCCACGCCGGTAGTTTCCGGACTTAAGCAGAAGTTCACATCTGACGGATTCACTGCTGTCGGGGAACTTCTTTCGGACGACGAGCTCGCGCTCTATCGCGAACTGTACGACCGACTTCTGAGTGGGGACATCGCGACGGGGGACAAGCGATCGGACCTCGGTTCGCATGTGCCCCGGAAAGCGGGAGTCCGCGAGAACATCACGCAGATCATGTGGCCGTCGGCGCTCCATCCGCCGCTGCGGGATCTGCCGCTGCACGACCGGGCCCTGTCCGTCGCCCGTGAACTCATAGGCGACGACGCGGAACTCGACTTCGACATGATGATCCACAAGGGCCCGAACTCGGGCGTCCCCACCCCGTGGCACCAGGACGCCGCGTACTGGGTCGACATGCCCGACCGCCGGGCCGTCTCGATCTGGGTCGCGCTGGACGACGCGCACCTCGACAACGGGTGCATGTGGTACGTCCAGGGCTCCCACCTGCAGCCGCTGAGGCCGCACCGGCCCACCAGCGACGGCAAGAACATCGAGTGCGACTGCTCGGAGGACGAGCCGGGCGCCACCGCGGTGCCGCTGCGGGCCGGGGAGGGCGTGGCACATTCCGGTTCCACGCTGCACTCGTCGCGCGGCAACACCACCGACGGAACCCGGCGGGCGTACATCCTGAACTACCGCCCCGCCTCCATGATTCAGCTCGAACGGGAACAAGGCGCGGATCACGGGCTGAAGGAGAACGTGCGTCAGGTACGCAACTCCGACGCGTCCGAAGGCTGA